In Arthrobacter sp. QXT-31, one genomic interval encodes:
- the glgX gene encoding glycogen debranching protein GlgX, producing the protein MVMPLLDTALTVDDSQAFPLGVREARHAPVGKSGSRASVAVYAPGITTLEVAYQAPGQSWRLHALSALPSGIHHGVVDGFPVGTRYGFRAAPKASPKGDQALPLAVPTVDFDGDGGQPLLLDPYGRAVDERDGFLTSVRTSSDFEWGSDQKPDTPWRSTIVYEAHVRGQSMLHPDIPEALRGTYAGMAHPAMIEHLTGLGITALQLLPVHFHLDEPHLQNLGLTNYWGYNTAAFFALHPAYATKAAQEAGPQAVQDEFKDMVKLLHAAGIEVILDVVYNHTAEGGPDGPTLSFRGLGEQKYYRTDGHGKYVDTTGCGNTLNFAEPRVIQMVVDSLKYWVDEFHIDGFRFDLAVTLCRNAANEFDPHHDFLKAVAGDPSLSKVKLFAEPWDIGYGGWQTGRFPVGWVDWNDHYRDAVRSFWVADRAALDNGGRGGSVARLADALSGSASLFEPSGRTRLASLNYITAHDGFTMTDLVSYDRKHNEANGEQNRDGHGDNRSYNHGFEGRTEDEDILARRAQSKRNLMATLMISLGVPMITAGDELGRTQQGNNNAYCQDNPLTWVDWTSTPESHAMLRSTKRVIRLRGEFLAAQPHDYPVRDARSYLYWYDRNGQPMSMDRWNDNGNRVVQLLLGSDDGPVAGLIVVNGGPEDIEVTLPRVANDDGTGKRVFDLRLTTSELHDRRQGTLVASGEPDEVQAYTINIYRT; encoded by the coding sequence ATGGTAATGCCCCTCTTAGACACAGCCCTGACGGTGGACGACTCCCAGGCCTTTCCCCTCGGGGTCCGCGAAGCGCGCCACGCTCCGGTGGGCAAATCCGGCAGCCGCGCAAGCGTCGCGGTCTATGCGCCCGGCATCACCACGCTCGAGGTGGCGTACCAGGCACCCGGGCAAAGCTGGCGCCTGCACGCCCTGTCCGCTCTCCCCAGCGGTATCCACCACGGCGTGGTGGACGGATTTCCGGTGGGAACCCGGTACGGCTTCCGCGCGGCTCCGAAAGCCTCCCCGAAAGGCGATCAGGCCCTCCCGCTTGCGGTCCCCACAGTCGATTTTGACGGCGACGGCGGCCAGCCGCTGTTGCTCGACCCCTACGGCCGCGCCGTCGACGAACGCGACGGCTTCCTGACCAGCGTCAGGACTTCTTCCGACTTCGAGTGGGGCAGCGACCAGAAGCCGGACACCCCGTGGCGCAGCACCATCGTCTACGAGGCACATGTCCGCGGGCAGAGCATGCTGCATCCGGACATTCCAGAGGCGCTGCGCGGCACGTACGCCGGCATGGCCCATCCCGCCATGATCGAGCACCTCACGGGACTTGGCATTACCGCCCTGCAACTGCTGCCGGTGCACTTCCACCTGGACGAGCCACACCTCCAGAACCTCGGCCTCACCAACTACTGGGGCTACAACACGGCCGCATTCTTTGCCCTGCACCCCGCGTACGCCACCAAGGCCGCCCAGGAAGCCGGGCCGCAGGCTGTCCAGGATGAGTTCAAGGACATGGTCAAGCTGCTCCATGCGGCCGGCATCGAGGTCATCCTTGATGTCGTCTACAACCACACCGCAGAAGGTGGTCCGGACGGTCCCACCCTGAGCTTCCGCGGGCTCGGCGAGCAGAAGTACTACCGCACCGACGGCCACGGCAAATACGTTGACACCACGGGCTGCGGCAATACACTCAACTTCGCCGAACCGCGCGTCATCCAAATGGTGGTGGACTCGCTGAAGTACTGGGTGGACGAGTTCCACATTGATGGTTTCCGCTTTGACCTGGCCGTCACGCTCTGCCGGAACGCAGCCAACGAATTCGATCCCCACCACGACTTCCTCAAAGCCGTTGCCGGGGACCCCTCGCTCTCCAAGGTCAAGCTGTTCGCCGAACCGTGGGACATCGGATACGGCGGCTGGCAGACCGGACGCTTCCCCGTCGGCTGGGTGGACTGGAATGATCACTACCGCGACGCTGTGCGTTCCTTCTGGGTAGCCGACCGGGCCGCCCTCGACAACGGCGGCCGGGGCGGATCCGTGGCCCGGCTGGCCGATGCCCTGTCAGGTTCAGCCAGCCTGTTCGAACCGTCGGGCCGTACGCGCCTGGCCTCGCTGAACTACATCACCGCCCACGACGGCTTCACCATGACCGACCTCGTATCCTACGACCGCAAGCACAATGAGGCGAACGGTGAGCAGAACCGGGACGGGCACGGCGACAACCGCAGCTACAACCACGGTTTCGAAGGTCGCACCGAGGACGAGGACATCCTGGCCCGCCGGGCCCAAAGCAAGCGCAACCTCATGGCCACGCTCATGATTTCCCTCGGCGTCCCCATGATCACCGCGGGGGACGAGCTCGGCCGCACCCAGCAGGGCAACAACAACGCTTACTGCCAGGACAACCCGCTCACCTGGGTTGACTGGACCAGCACGCCGGAATCCCACGCCATGCTCCGCAGCACCAAGCGTGTCATCCGGCTGCGCGGGGAGTTCCTGGCCGCCCAGCCGCACGACTACCCGGTCCGCGACGCCCGCTCCTATCTGTACTGGTATGACCGGAACGGGCAGCCCATGTCCATGGACCGCTGGAACGACAACGGGAACCGGGTAGTTCAGCTGCTCCTCGGGTCTGACGACGGACCCGTGGCCGGACTCATCGTGGTCAACGGCGGCCCCGAGGACATCGAGGTCACCCTTCCACGGGTGGCCAACGACGACGGCACCGGCAAGCGGGTGTTCGACCTTCGCCTCACCACGTCCGAGCTTCACGACCGGCGCCAGGGCACCCTCGTCGCGTCCGGCGAGCCTGACGAGGTGCAGGCCTACACCATCAACATCTACCGCACATAG
- a CDS encoding ribonuclease domain-containing protein: MRRRWALGTLLLGLAVAALAVFNLFIAPGGAPPGTGGQSAGLQETATPAPAFSTPAPTSATSAPAAAPPSSSKATGAPNAAGLPAIRESQLPAEGRRTLALIRQGGPYPYTRDGVTFGNFERILPRKASGYYKEYTVPTPGESDRGARRIVAGQAGDKYYTADHYETFKFIAEGK; the protein is encoded by the coding sequence ATGCGCAGGCGTTGGGCTCTCGGAACGCTGCTGCTGGGGCTCGCCGTCGCTGCCCTCGCAGTCTTCAACCTCTTCATCGCACCGGGCGGCGCACCCCCCGGGACGGGTGGGCAGAGCGCGGGACTGCAGGAAACCGCGACGCCGGCCCCCGCCTTTTCGACGCCGGCACCCACTTCCGCGACGTCGGCACCCGCCGCAGCACCGCCGTCGTCGTCCAAAGCCACCGGCGCACCTAACGCTGCCGGCCTCCCCGCCATCCGGGAGTCCCAGCTGCCCGCCGAAGGCCGGCGGACCCTCGCACTGATCCGGCAGGGCGGACCCTACCCGTACACGCGCGACGGCGTGACGTTCGGCAACTTCGAGCGCATCCTGCCCCGCAAGGCCAGCGGGTATTACAAGGAGTACACGGTTCCCACGCCCGGCGAATCGGACCGGGGAGCCCGCAGGATCGTGGCGGGACAGGCCGGCGACAAGTACTACACGGCAGACCACTACGAAACGTTCAAGTTCATAGCAGAAGGCAAATAG
- a CDS encoding barstar family protein encodes MKIYSGDTWTLEELKDQAADAGRRSLLVPAADSKKSVLAAFGEALDFPEHFGVNLDALNDSLHDFADAISDDGAEPLTVIWQVPPAFRSDRTFGVICEILQDAESYAGKDLAVIAVLL; translated from the coding sequence ATGAAGATCTACTCCGGCGACACCTGGACCCTCGAGGAACTGAAGGACCAGGCGGCGGACGCCGGCCGCCGCAGCCTGCTGGTTCCGGCTGCCGATTCGAAGAAGTCCGTGCTTGCCGCCTTCGGCGAGGCCCTGGACTTTCCGGAACACTTCGGCGTGAACCTGGATGCGCTCAACGACTCACTCCACGACTTCGCTGACGCCATTTCCGACGACGGCGCGGAGCCACTGACGGTGATCTGGCAGGTGCCGCCGGCCTTCCGCAGCGACCGCACCTTCGGCGTCATCTGCGAGATCCTCCAGGACGCCGAGAGCTACGCCGGCAAGGACCTGGCGGTCATAGCTGTGCTGCTGTAG